From the genome of Impatiens glandulifera chromosome 9, dImpGla2.1, whole genome shotgun sequence, one region includes:
- the LOC124916164 gene encoding protein phosphatase 1 regulatory subunit INH3-like, with amino-acid sequence MGSSGTRQSAVTTTRTLTLDPTASSSQPPEVLVLRLNRKKKKVTWKEGTVDNEFMNKKSSKKCCIFHKEKPFDEDDSDDDDHAVGPSKKVDHHHDGGGDDVEWNGMGLNENED; translated from the exons ATGGGAAGCAGCGGCACGAGGCAGTCGGCGGTGACAACGACCAGAACCCTAACCCTAGATCCAACAGCTTCGTCATCGCAACCGCCAGAGGTATTGGTCTTGCGGCTCAatcggaagaagaagaaggtgacATGGAAGGAAGGAACCGTGGACAACGAATTTATGAACAAGAAAAGTTCGAAGAAGTGCTGCATATTCCACAAAGAAAAACCATTCGATGAGGACGACAGCGACGATGATGATCATGCTGTCGGTCCTTCCAAGAAGGTTGATCATCACCATGACGGCGGTGGTGATG ATGTAGAATGGAATGGAATGGGATTGAACGAGAATGAAGATTAA
- the LOC124916165 gene encoding uncharacterized protein LOC124916165, whose protein sequence is MAGSESQKHLLKLIREFATEKSQGERRIANLRKRVQELQTKLDCANAELEEAKGMKEEAEQELIGYEVELAISGASIQTLQTRTSLIQSEISRVGPDLESLKVLTMYSIIPSYIVFKYDNFISKMLELNSQIRKFQEEVACLGIHEGNSSTVSPNDGCHEFLPDADQEPGAKESDITIKALEQSISDLISQTRLAELEYQSEQDIHKQLQNDLTDIERKIFLMEEITKETFVLQDLTMQTSELENTVTSLGEELQRRCICPYCHADNADALDRMLRATDENQSQVLCWTLARLIKSFFQYL, encoded by the exons ATGGCGGGAAGCGAGTCGCAGAAGCATCTCTTGAAGCTAATTCGTGAGTTCGCGACTGAGAAATCTCAAGGAG AACGTAGAATAGCCAATCTCAGGAAGCGAGTGCAGGAGCTTCAAACTAAACTAGATTGTGCAAATGCTGAACTAGAAGAAGCAAAAGGTATGAAAGAAGAAGCTGAGCAAGAGCTGATAGGATACGAAGTTGAATTGGCTATCAGCGGAGCTTCAATTCAAACCTTACAG ACTAGGACATCTCTTATTCAGAGTGAGATATCAAGAGTTGGGCCTGATCTGGAATCCCTTAAGGTACTTACTATGTATTCAATTATCCCTTCTTACATAGTATTTAAATA CGATAACTTCATATCCAAGATGCTTGAGCTTAATTCACAAATAAG GAAATTTCAAGAGGAAGTAGCTTGTCTTGGAATCCATGAAGGAAATTCTTCCACAGTTTCACCTAATGATG GATGCCATGAATTTCTTCCAGATGCAGATCAGGAACCTGGTGCAAAAGAATCTGATATTACTATAAAAGCTCTTGAGCAAAGCATTTCTGACTTGATATCTCAGACTAGGTTAGCAGAACTAGAATACCAATCAGAGCAAGATATTCATAAGCAG CTCCAGAATGATTTGACTGATATTGAAAGAAAGATATTTCTGATGGAGGAAATCACAAAAGAAACTTTTGTGTTGCAAGACTTGACCAT GCAGACTTCTGAATTAGAAAATACAGTTACCTCTCTTGGTGAGGAGTTGCAGAGAAGGTGTATATGCCCTTATTGTCACGCGGATAATGCAGACGCCTTGGATAGAATGCTTCGGGCAACTGACGAGAATCAAAGTCAGGTACTTTGCTGGACATTGGCTAGGCTCATTAAATCCTTCTTTCAGTATTTATAG